A single region of the Lactobacillus isalae genome encodes:
- a CDS encoding DUF3923 family protein: MKKLWWGANIYWIILLIYGGIKLFTYNFDTSELGETTSYALIIMVLISASVLIIEFQVVWGMWLHNFDKSNQHENKV, from the coding sequence ATGAAGAAGTTATGGTGGGGAGCAAATATATATTGGATAATTCTACTAATCTATGGGGGAATTAAGCTCTTTACTTACAATTTTGACACATCTGAATTAGGTGAAACAACAAGTTATGCATTAATTATTATGGTGCTTATTTCTGCCAGCGTATTAATTATTGAATTTCAGGTTGTCTGGGGCATGTGGCTCCATAACTTTGATAAGAGCAATCAACATGAAAATAAGGTCTAA
- a CDS encoding exodeoxyribonuclease III has translation MRLISWNIDSLNAALTSDSARAKLTRGVLDTIKEKDPDIIAIQETKLRSTGPTKKHQEILAEMFPEYDYVWRSSEEPARKGYAGTMFLYKNSLTPEVTKPVIGAPEPMDYEGRILTLEFDNYYVTQVYTPNSGNELKRLEDRQVWDEKYTEYLQKLDQSKPVIASGDYNVAHTPIDLKHPENNHHNAGFTDEERQDFDKLLKLGFTDTFRKVHGNVEGVYSWWAQRVRTSKANNSGWRIDYYIVSDRIADQVTKSEMLDTGERKDHCPIMLEIDL, from the coding sequence ATGCGTTTAATTTCATGGAATATTGATTCGCTTAATGCTGCTTTAACTAGTGATTCAGCTCGTGCTAAGCTAACACGTGGCGTTTTAGATACAATTAAAGAAAAAGATCCTGATATTATTGCTATTCAAGAAACTAAATTACGCTCTACTGGTCCTACCAAGAAGCACCAAGAGATTTTAGCTGAAATGTTTCCTGAGTATGACTATGTTTGGCGTTCATCGGAAGAGCCAGCAAGAAAGGGTTATGCAGGAACTATGTTTTTGTACAAAAATTCTTTGACTCCTGAAGTAACTAAGCCAGTCATTGGAGCACCAGAACCAATGGACTATGAAGGACGGATTTTAACTTTAGAATTTGACAACTATTATGTTACTCAAGTTTATACACCGAACTCTGGTAATGAGTTGAAGCGATTAGAGGATCGTCAGGTTTGGGATGAAAAGTATACAGAATATTTACAAAAACTAGATCAAAGTAAGCCTGTAATTGCTAGTGGCGACTATAACGTTGCTCATACACCTATTGATTTGAAGCACCCTGAAAATAATCATCATAACGCTGGCTTTACTGATGAAGAACGACAAGATTTTGATAAGCTGCTCAAACTTGGTTTTACTGATACATTCAGAAAAGTTCATGGAAATGTCGAAGGTGTCTATTCTTGGTGGGCTCAAAGAGTAAGAACTAGCAAGGCGAATAATTCAGGCTGGAGAATTGATTACTATATCGTATCGGATAGGATTGCGGATCAGGTAACTAAGTCAGAAATGCTCGATACTGGAGAGCGAAAAGATCATTGCCCAATTATGTTAGAAATTGATTTATAA
- a CDS encoding DUF3427 domain-containing protein has translation MDNVLKEAILNGLYDKNENKGNEFISPQLVSNDEQDKIWFTLRQELMSCTSFTWAVAFISENMLVPFKVVMSELAKKGISGTLITGTYLGFNSPKVFRELMKIPNLKVHLSEEAGFHAKGYLFKHDDYQTILIGSANFTRSALLKNCEWGLKITSHENGQLVEEVNDQIKATLTHSHELTESWINEYEQVWQPIKKNAHFPLNKAKKILPNQMQEAALKNLSTLVKENAKRALVVSATGTGKTYLGAFAVKKYKPKKFLYLVHREQIAKKALASFYRVIGGDKNDYGLLTGSKHDFNKKYLFGTVQTVSQEQMLGQLDPKEFDYILIDEAHRVAAPTYKKILNHFAPKFLLGMTATPERMDKQNIYEIFDYHLAYEIRLKDALNEQMLAPFHYVGVEDYTVGDQIITETSKLKDLVAEKRVEYVLKQLAYYGYCGEQAKGLIFCSRQEEARELAQLFSQAGHPSCALTNEDSQKRRADVTQQLENGEIEYIFTVDLFNEGIDIPSLNQIVMLRNTQSSIVFIQQLGRGLRKFPGKDYVTVIDFLGNYKNNYLIPIALNGDKSRDKDQAVRESKLPQVIDVSTINFTEIASQRILASLEKIKLDSMRELRKSYEDLKEKIGKVPLLYDFYQYGTTAPTVFAKNHALANYGDFLKKMGENINLSNYQNAVLSFVTKELLFGKRPHELLLLESCLDKDLTKTDFIDLLKSKDCYVNEDVLASVEKILSLEFFDVKQGKTTKKEQYGSYPLIEKVEEKYRLSHPLQQALTDNQQFKILFKDVLKTGLELSKEYNSQSQFTLYKQYDRKDVCRLLNWPKDVSAPMYGYRVGEKETPIFITYQKDSKKKRNARYQNTLENGHSLRWYTRTPRHLESDEVQRLLQSKEMKLHLFVKRSDASGKDFYYLGTADIQKDSVKEEKIGLKQKSAVGMNLVLNHPLRQSIYNLLFS, from the coding sequence GTGGATAACGTTTTAAAAGAAGCAATTTTAAATGGCTTGTATGACAAAAATGAAAATAAGGGAAATGAGTTTATCAGTCCCCAATTAGTAAGTAATGATGAGCAAGATAAAATTTGGTTTACTTTGCGGCAAGAATTAATGTCATGTACTTCTTTTACCTGGGCAGTCGCTTTTATCTCAGAAAATATGCTTGTTCCATTTAAAGTAGTAATGTCTGAACTAGCTAAAAAAGGAATTAGCGGTACTTTAATTACGGGAACTTATTTAGGATTTAATAGCCCTAAAGTTTTCAGAGAATTAATGAAGATTCCTAACCTGAAAGTTCATTTAAGTGAAGAAGCTGGTTTTCACGCAAAGGGCTATCTTTTTAAGCATGATGACTATCAAACAATTCTAATTGGAAGTGCAAATTTTACTAGAAGTGCTTTATTAAAAAATTGCGAGTGGGGATTAAAGATAACTTCTCATGAAAATGGACAATTGGTTGAAGAAGTTAATGATCAAATTAAAGCTACTTTAACTCACAGTCATGAGCTTACTGAATCTTGGATTAATGAATATGAACAAGTTTGGCAACCAATTAAGAAAAATGCGCATTTTCCATTAAACAAAGCAAAGAAAATATTGCCTAATCAAATGCAAGAAGCTGCTTTAAAGAATTTAAGTACTTTAGTGAAAGAAAATGCAAAACGTGCCTTAGTTGTCTCAGCGACAGGGACTGGAAAAACATATTTAGGTGCTTTTGCAGTGAAAAAATACAAGCCGAAAAAGTTTCTGTATTTAGTTCACCGGGAACAAATAGCTAAAAAGGCGTTAGCTAGTTTCTACCGAGTAATTGGTGGTGATAAGAATGACTATGGCTTATTGACTGGCAGTAAGCATGATTTTAATAAAAAGTATCTTTTTGGAACTGTTCAAACTGTAAGTCAGGAGCAAATGTTAGGACAATTAGATCCGAAAGAATTTGATTATATTCTGATTGATGAAGCCCATAGGGTTGCAGCTCCAACTTATAAAAAGATTCTAAATCATTTTGCACCGAAATTTTTATTAGGAATGACAGCAACGCCAGAGCGAATGGATAAACAAAATATATATGAAATATTTGATTATCACTTAGCTTACGAGATTAGACTAAAGGATGCTTTAAATGAACAAATGCTCGCACCATTTCATTATGTTGGTGTTGAGGATTATACTGTGGGCGATCAGATCATAACTGAAACTAGTAAACTAAAAGACTTAGTTGCTGAAAAGAGAGTAGAGTATGTGCTTAAGCAGCTTGCTTATTACGGGTATTGCGGGGAACAAGCAAAAGGACTTATTTTTTGCAGTCGGCAAGAAGAAGCTCGAGAGTTAGCACAATTATTTAGTCAAGCTGGGCATCCGTCTTGTGCTCTTACTAATGAAGACAGTCAAAAAAGGCGTGCTGACGTGACGCAGCAGTTAGAGAATGGTGAGATAGAGTATATTTTTACCGTTGATCTTTTTAATGAAGGAATTGATATTCCCTCTCTAAATCAAATTGTGATGTTAAGAAATACCCAATCAAGTATTGTTTTTATTCAGCAACTGGGTCGTGGTCTGCGTAAATTTCCAGGTAAGGATTATGTGACAGTTATTGATTTCCTGGGAAATTATAAAAATAATTATCTAATTCCAATTGCTTTAAATGGTGATAAAAGCAGAGACAAAGATCAGGCAGTTCGAGAAAGTAAATTACCACAAGTAATTGATGTTTCGACGATTAACTTTACTGAAATTGCTTCTCAAAGAATTTTAGCTTCGCTTGAAAAGATAAAACTAGATAGTATGCGCGAACTCAGAAAGTCGTATGAAGATTTGAAAGAAAAAATTGGTAAAGTGCCACTCTTATATGACTTTTATCAATATGGTACAACTGCACCAACTGTTTTTGCTAAAAATCACGCCTTGGCTAATTATGGTGATTTTTTAAAGAAAATGGGAGAAAACATAAACTTAAGTAATTATCAAAATGCTGTTCTCTCATTTGTGACAAAGGAATTGCTATTTGGAAAAAGACCGCATGAATTATTGTTGCTAGAAAGCTGCTTAGATAAAGATCTTACCAAAACTGATTTCATTGACCTACTTAAGAGCAAGGATTGTTACGTTAATGAAGATGTACTTGCTTCAGTTGAAAAAATTCTGTCACTTGAATTTTTTGATGTTAAGCAGGGTAAAACTACTAAGAAAGAGCAGTATGGAAGTTATCCCTTAATTGAAAAAGTAGAGGAAAAGTATCGTTTGTCGCATCCATTGCAACAAGCATTAACTGATAATCAGCAATTTAAAATCTTGTTTAAAGATGTGCTGAAAACAGGATTAGAATTGTCAAAAGAGTATAACTCACAGTCTCAATTTACCCTCTATAAACAATATGATCGTAAAGATGTTTGTCGCTTGTTAAATTGGCCTAAGGATGTGTCAGCTCCAATGTATGGCTATCGTGTAGGAGAAAAAGAGACGCCAATTTTTATCACGTATCAAAAAGATTCTAAGAAGAAGCGTAATGCTCGCTACCAAAATACTTTAGAAAATGGGCATAGTCTACGTTGGTATACCCGTACACCACGTCATTTAGAATCAGATGAAGTGCAGCGCTTATTACAAAGTAAGGAAATGAAATTGCATTTATTTGTTAAGCGAAGTGATGCATCCGGAAAAGACTTTTACTATTTAGGGACAGCTGATATTCAAAAAGATTCTGTCAAAGAAGAAAAAATTGGACTTAAGCAAAAGAGTGCAGTGGGCATGAATTTAGTTCTTAATCATCCTTTAAGACAATCAATTTACAATTTGCTTTTTAGTTAA
- a CDS encoding alpha/beta hydrolase: MKVKLVFLLTILAMLLTGCTFQNKPNKADAAPKYYVEKRQTPKSNLNVTPTLFFHGGLSNYHGEENMVKAAQNAGVTNSVIRADVDANGKVKLIGTIPKNAVNPIVEVNYRNNVQLDFKEHGRYARNVVQTLQNEYGIKKVNMVGHSLGNISIMYYLLQTAHNSKMPKLNKQVAIAGHFDGLDFKQLPIAIRQPSNLHVDGQGKPNKTNATYREMMKLRTLYPAKQTDVLNIIGNIGGNSDGIVKNASSLSLAYLVAPMAKTYRVVTIVGKNAEHGQLTYNKQVERDIINFLWLQ, from the coding sequence GTGAAAGTTAAGTTAGTCTTCTTGCTTACAATATTGGCGATGTTATTAACAGGCTGTACTTTTCAAAATAAGCCTAATAAGGCAGATGCAGCACCTAAGTATTATGTTGAAAAGAGGCAAACACCAAAAAGTAACTTAAATGTGACGCCTACCTTATTTTTTCATGGTGGATTAAGTAATTATCATGGCGAAGAGAATATGGTAAAGGCGGCACAAAACGCAGGTGTAACCAATTCAGTAATTAGAGCTGATGTAGACGCAAATGGAAAAGTAAAATTAATCGGAACTATTCCTAAGAATGCAGTAAATCCAATTGTAGAAGTTAATTATCGCAATAACGTCCAGCTTGATTTTAAAGAGCATGGTCGTTATGCCAGAAATGTTGTGCAGACCTTGCAAAATGAATATGGTATAAAAAAGGTAAATATGGTTGGACATTCCCTGGGAAATATTTCGATTATGTATTACTTACTACAGACTGCGCATAATTCTAAAATGCCAAAGTTAAATAAGCAAGTTGCAATTGCTGGTCATTTTGATGGACTTGATTTTAAGCAATTGCCAATCGCAATTCGTCAGCCATCGAATTTACATGTGGATGGGCAAGGAAAGCCAAATAAGACCAATGCTACTTATCGTGAGATGATGAAGTTAAGAACTCTATATCCGGCTAAGCAAACCGATGTCTTAAACATTATTGGAAATATTGGCGGAAATTCAGACGGAATTGTAAAAAATGCGTCTTCACTTTCGTTAGCGTACTTAGTGGCGCCAATGGCTAAGACTTATCGAGTAGTTACCATCGTCGGTAAAAATGCGGAACACGGACAGCTGACTTACAATAAGCAGGTTGAAAGAGATATTATTAATTTTTTATGGCTTCAGTAA
- a CDS encoding CsbD family protein, which translates to MKDKHGIKDKVAGKLKEVEGKITGDKAREVEGKAQQAKGKVKSKATEVKEDLE; encoded by the coding sequence ATGAAAGATAAACATGGAATTAAGGATAAAGTAGCAGGAAAGCTTAAAGAAGTAGAAGGAAAAATCACTGGTGATAAAGCTCGTGAGGTAGAAGGAAAAGCTCAACAAGCTAAAGGAAAAGTAAAATCTAAGGCGACTGAAGTAAAAGAAGACTTAGAATAA
- a CDS encoding MFS transporter, protein MNVFLKNKDYRRFSVASFLSSAGDILFYLAFMTYASKLQNYSLALSLIAISESLPRLFDIFGGYLADRTRKKFKNIFLMSLVRFTLYSLVGILFVTNVSQWGLVIAVVIINFISDMAGTYAGGLSAPLIVDLVGEDEFAQAEGFTNGISQVITTVAQFVGSGLLLFLSYSSLAFVNAFTFLAAGLLYASVGLRHKKDDKPLESQEVNEQKFFATMKTSYTQIKKASGLLSVVLVIALLNGALTSMGSLLPIIMAGNRSTMIISTYSFTLAVIGLVVSVGAILGSTFGPQLFKKQSVFFMVIAANVLSVATTVAAMFANIFAIMPFYFLLALVISTASLKMQQWLVTTIDRKILASSVGLLNTIVMATSPVMTTVLTTISGLGDVRYALFALLAVEIIILFVAVKLSVKTKVNKEEVKSAVVVNK, encoded by the coding sequence TTACAGAAGATTTTCAGTTGCTAGTTTCTTATCTAGTGCTGGTGACATTCTTTTTTATTTAGCGTTTATGACTTATGCAAGTAAATTACAAAATTATTCTCTTGCCTTATCATTAATTGCAATCTCTGAATCACTGCCAAGATTATTTGATATCTTTGGTGGCTACTTAGCTGATAGAACAAGAAAAAAGTTTAAGAACATCTTCTTAATGTCTCTAGTTAGATTTACCCTCTATAGCTTAGTTGGGATATTGTTTGTTACTAATGTATCTCAATGGGGCTTAGTAATTGCAGTAGTAATTATTAACTTTATTTCTGATATGGCTGGTACTTATGCCGGAGGTTTAAGTGCTCCATTAATTGTTGATTTAGTTGGAGAAGATGAATTTGCACAAGCAGAAGGCTTTACCAACGGTATTAGTCAAGTTATTACTACTGTAGCTCAGTTTGTTGGATCAGGTCTCTTGCTTTTCTTGTCTTACTCAAGCTTAGCTTTCGTTAATGCATTTACTTTCTTAGCAGCTGGCTTGTTATATGCTAGTGTAGGCCTTCGTCATAAGAAAGATGATAAGCCACTTGAATCACAAGAAGTAAACGAGCAAAAATTCTTTGCGACAATGAAGACCTCATATACTCAAATCAAGAAGGCCTCAGGCTTGTTATCAGTAGTTTTAGTAATTGCACTTCTTAACGGTGCATTAACTTCTATGGGTTCATTATTACCAATTATTATGGCGGGTAATCGCTCAACAATGATTATTTCTACTTACAGCTTTACTCTTGCAGTAATTGGTTTGGTGGTAAGTGTTGGTGCAATCTTAGGTAGTACTTTTGGACCACAATTATTTAAAAAGCAATCTGTTTTCTTTATGGTTATTGCTGCCAATGTTTTAAGTGTAGCCACTACAGTTGCTGCAATGTTCGCTAACATTTTTGCAATTATGCCATTTTACTTCTTATTAGCTTTAGTAATAAGTACTGCTTCACTTAAAATGCAACAATGGTTAGTTACGACAATTGATCGTAAGATTTTAGCTTCAAGTGTAGGCTTACTTAATACAATTGTCATGGCGACTTCACCAGTAATGACTACAGTATTAACTACTATTTCAGGCTTAGGGGATGTTAGATATGCCTTATTTGCACTCTTAGCAGTTGAAATTATTATTTTGTTTGTCGCAGTTAAATTGAGTGTTAAGACTAAAGTAAACAAAGAGGAAGTTAAATCCGCTGTTGTAGTAAATAAATAG
- a CDS encoding GlsB/YeaQ/YmgE family stress response membrane protein, which produces MLHWIWVLIVGGVIGLIAGAITHKGGSMNWIANIIAGLVGSSLGEALLGAWGPQVAGMAIVPSLLGAIILVILVSWIMTMLFGPKASE; this is translated from the coding sequence ATGCTTCACTGGATTTGGGTTTTGATTGTCGGAGGCGTAATCGGGTTGATTGCAGGAGCCATTACTCATAAAGGCGGTTCAATGAACTGGATTGCAAATATTATTGCTGGGCTAGTAGGCTCATCTCTAGGCGAGGCTTTGCTGGGTGCCTGGGGTCCGCAAGTAGCGGGAATGGCAATTGTTCCATCATTACTAGGAGCTATTATTTTAGTTATCTTAGTATCATGGATTATGACAATGTTATTTGGTCCTAAGGCTAGCGAATAA